From Camelina sativa cultivar DH55 chromosome 7, Cs, whole genome shotgun sequence, one genomic window encodes:
- the LOC104701976 gene encoding uncharacterized protein LOC104701976: MTSKNNALSAALVSNLQDVLSKRKGGNEEKVGSDGSTEEAPSTSDSVDVAAVEEEIDDSRPIVLVTNGDGIDSPGLVSLVEALVLEGLYNVHVCAPQTDKSASAHSMTPGETIAVSSVTIKGATAFEVAGTPVDCISLGLSGALFAWSKPILVISGINQGSSCGHQMFYSGAVAGAMEALISGVPSLSISLNWKKDESQESHFKDAVGVCLPLINATIRDIEKGIFPKDCSLNIEIPTSPSSNKGFKVTKRSMWRQNPSWQAVSAHRHPGAGNFMSNQQSLGAQLAQLGRDASAAGAARRFTTQKKSIVEIESVGVAGKTDTRVKKFFRLECLAKEQEHTDEDLDVKALEDGFVSVTPLSLLPNIDLETQAAASDWISKAFNSDQ, encoded by the exons ATGACCTCGAAGAACAATGCTTTGTCAGCGGCGCTTGTTTCGAATCTCCAGGATGTGCTTTCGAAGAGAAAAGGAGGGAACGAGGAAAAAGTTGGGAGCGATGGATCGACGGAGGAGGCTCCGTCTACATCTGATTCCGTTGACGTTGCGGCGGTGGAGGAAGAGATCGATGACTCTAGACCCATTGTTTTAGTTACGAACGGTGATGGGATTGATTCGCCAGGGCTTGTTTCTCTCGTTGAGGCTTTGGTTCTTGAAGGGCTTTACAATGTCCATGTTTGTGCTCCTCAAAC GGACAAATCAGCTTCTGCTCATTCTATGACTCCAGGGGAAACAATCGCTGTAAGCTCTGTTACTATCAAAGGTGCCACAGCCTTTGAAGTTGCAG GGACTCCTGTGGACTGCATCTCGTTAGGATTATCCGGGGCGCTTTTTGCTTGGTCAAAACCAATACTG GTAATTAGTGGAATCAATCAGGGTTCAAGCTGTGGCCATCAAAT GTTCTATTCAGGTGCAGTTGCTGGAGCCATGGAGGCTTTGATTTCTGGGGTACCTTCTTTGTCAATATCATTGAATTG GAAGAAAGATGAAAGCCAAGAGAGTCACTTTAAGGATGCTGTTGGTGTCTGCTTACCTTTGATAAACGCAACTATCAGAGACATTGAGAAAGGAATATTTCCTAAAGACTGCTCTCTCAACATAGAAATTCCAACATCACCCTCATCAAACAAG GGTTTCAAGGTAACAAAACGAAGCATGTGGAGACAGAATCCTAGTTGGCAAGCTGTTTCAGCTCACCGTCACCCTGGTGCTGGGAATTTCATGTCCAACCAACAAAGTCTAGGGGCTCAGCTCGCCCAGCTTGGCAGGGATGCTTCAGCTGCT GGGGCAGCTCGTCGTTTTACCACTCAGAAGAAGAGTATTGTGGAGATTGAATCGGTTGGTGTTGCTGGTAAAACTGATACCCGTGTTAAGAAATTCTTTCGTCTAGAG tgTCTTGCTAAAGAACAAGAACACACAGATGAAGATTTGGATGTCAAGGCTCTAGAAGATGGTTTT GTTTCTGTGACTCCATTGTCTCTACTTCCAAATATTGATTTAGAAACTCAAGCCGCAGCATCAGACTGGATCTCCAAAGCCTTTAACTCTGATCAATGA
- the LOC104704846 gene encoding disease resistance protein RML1B-like codes for MRELYPRLDLNSNEDVRVIGIWGRGSIGRSALASHVYQNIKHHFEAHCFLEDVRRISQHCRKSHLQDELLSKMQGEGLTTKSFRMCLKTIKARLRNKKVLLVANDVDKIEQFDALAEEFNWFGPGSRIIITTQDRQLLKSSVVRSVYEVELLRCYELLQAIKGSRIAVVVVSVNYPASPWCLEELREILKLQKLGLLTVIPIFYEIDPSAVRRQIGVVLKQFKKHEKRESKEKVKSWREALTKLASLSGECSKDWEDDSKLVEEITEQISNKLFSETPSNDNVLVGIDQHMRELYPRLDLNSNEDVRVIGIWGRGSIGRSALASHVYQNIKHHFEAHCFLEDVRRISQHCRKSHLQDELLSKMQGEGLTTKSFRMCLKTIKARLRNKKVLLVANDVDKIEQFDALAEEFNWFGPGSRIIITTQDRQLLKSSVVRSVYEVELLRCYEVRQLFRSDAFKQRDDPVGFDHSTYGAMYISGYFFITLKNIFTLLCDKGQLRQRINAIVYSL; via the exons ATGAGAGAGTTGTATCCACGACTTGATCTGAATTCCAATGAAGATGTTCGAGTAATTGGGATTTGGGGAAGAGGAAGCATTGGTAGATCAGCACTGGCTAGCCACGTTTACCAAAACATCAAACATCACTTCGAAGCTCATTGTTTTCTCGAGGACGTGAGACGGATTTCGCAACATTGCCGTAAATCCCATTTACAGGATGAGCTTCTTTCGAAGATGCAAGGAGAAGGTTTGACAACAAAGAGCTTTCGTATGTGTCTTAAGACGATCAAAGCAAGGCTAAGGAACAAGAAGGTTCTTCTTGTGGCGAACGACGTAGACAAGATCGAACAGTTTGATGCACTTGCTGAAGAATTTAACTGGTTTGGTCCAGGGAGCAGAATCATCATAACAACACAAGATAGGCAATTGCTTAAATCATCAGTAGTGAGAAGTGTGTACGAAGTGGAACTCTTGAGATGCTACGAA CTTCTCCAAGCAATCAAAGGGTCGAGGATCGCGGTCGTGGTGGTCTCTGTGAACTACCCTGCTTCGCCTTGGTGTCTTGAAGAGCTAAGGGAGATTTTGAAACTCCAGAAACTGGGTTTGCTCACTGTGATACCCATTTTCTATGAGATCGATCCTTCAGCTGTGAGGAGACAGATCGGAGTTGTCTTGAAACAGTTCAAGAAGcatgagaagagagaaagcaaagaaaaagtCAAATCGTGGAGGGAAGCGTTGACCAAATTGGCTAGTCTCTCCGGCGAGTGTTCAAAGGATTG ggAAGATGACTCGAAGCTGGTCGAAGAAATTACTGAGCAAATATCAAACAAGTTGTTCTCAGAAACACCAAGCAATGATAATGTCTTAGTTGGGATCGACCAACACATGAGAGAGTTGTATCCACGACTTGATCTGAATTCCAATGAAGATGTTCGAGTAATTGGGATTTGGGGAAGAGGAAGCATTGGTAGATCAGCACTGGCTAGCCACGTTTACCAAAACATCAAACATCACTTCGAAGCTCATTGTTTTCTCGAGGACGTGAGACGGATTTCGCAACATTGCCGGAAATCCCATTTACAGGATGAGCTTCTTTCGAAGATGCAAGGAGAAGGTTTGACAACAAAGAGCTTTCGTATGTGTCTTAAGACGATCAAAGCAAGGCTAAGGAACAAGAAGGTTCTTCTTGTGGCGAACGACGTAGACAAGATCGAACAGTTTGATGCACTTGCTGAAGAATTTAACTGGTTTGGTCCAGGGAGCAGAATCATCATAACAACACAAGATAGGCAATTGCTTAAATCATCAGTAGTGAGAAGTGTGTACGAAGTGGAACTCTTGAGATGCTACGAAGTTCGTCAGCTCTTTAGGTCAGATGCCTTCAAACAAAGAGACGATCCTGTTGGTTTCGACCACTCTACATATGGAGCCATGTATATTTCAGGTTATTTTTTTATCACCTTGAAAAATATATTCACTCTGTTGTGTGACAAAGGCCAACTTAGACAAAGGATCAATGCAATAGTATATAGTCTTTAG
- the LOC109125657 gene encoding toll/interleukin-1 receptor-like protein → MNKILKNLLCFKKNVNSLRIFDSRSLSLSSSSSSSFTPQRYDVFLSFRGADTRKSFVSFLYRELESKRIRTFKDDKELERGRPISPELLQAIKGSRIAVVVVSVNYPASPWCLEELREILKLQKLGLLTVIPIFYEIDPSAVRRQIGVVLKQFKKHEKRESKEKVKSWREALTKLASLSGECSKDWYKSPKPMNRARTKYNLGSVESFLKISICFSLCLKVAHSFQS, encoded by the coding sequence atgaacaagatcttaaaaaacttattgtgttttaagaaaaatgttaaTTCTTTACGAATATTCGATTCCAGGTCACTATCTTtatcctcttcgtcttcttcttcattcactCCTCAGAGATACGACGTTTTCCTAAGCTTCAGAGGCGCGGATACTCGCAAGAGCTTCGTCAGTTTTCTCTACAGGGAGTTGGAATCAAAACGGATCCGAACTTTTAAAGACGACAAGGAACTGGAGAGAGGCCGTCCGATTTCGCCGGAGCTTCTCCAAGCAATCAAAGGGTCGAGGATCGCGGTCGTGGTGGTCTCTGTGAACTACCCTGCTTCGCCTTGGTGTCTTGAAGAGCTAAGGGAGATTTTGAAACTCCAGAAACTGGGTTTGCTCACTGTGATACCCATTTTCTATGAGATCGATCCTTCAGCTGTGAGGAGACAGATCGGAGTTGTCTTGAAACAGTTCAAGAAGcatgagaagagagaaagcaaagaaaaagtCAAATCGTGGAGGGAAGCGTTGACCAAATTGGCTAGTCTCTCCGGCGAGTGTTCAAAGGATTGGTATAAATCTCCAAAACCTATGAATCGGGCTCGAACAAAATACAATTTGGGATCTGTTGAATCGTTTCTCAAAATTTCGATTTGTTTTTCTCTGTGTCTCAAAGTAGCGCATTCGTTTCAAAGTTAG
- the LOC104701981 gene encoding TMV resistance protein N-like, which translates to MSPKYDVFLSFRGIDTRANFVSFLYKELERRGIQTFKDDKELQNGQRISPELQRAIEESRFAVVVVSAHYAASSWCLDELVKIMDFVKNGSKTVMPIFYGVDPFHVRRQIGDVAEQFKKHEAREKDPEKVLSWRQALKDLANISGQCSSKWYNDSKLVDATVDGISEKLITFTRLSNGRKIVGIERHMKKLNRLVDLNSKKPVRVIGIWASGGNGRSTLAKHVYQTWCKQFETNCYLGNVKRIFKGRHLAHLHDEFLEKIEGAYLTSRGSLKRQKVLLVADDVYKVEQLDALAEDFTDFGPGSVVVITTQDKQLLISYGIKDVYEVEDLRCEKLCDLRTFAFKKRRDIFAAFESALYEAKDFVTECFGCPSGTSGVYEKLLKEFN; encoded by the exons ATGTCTCCCAAGTACGATGTCTTCTTAAGTTTTAGAGGGATCGACACTCGCGCCAACTTCGTAAGCTTTCTCTACAAAGAACTGGAACGAAGGGGCATCCAAACTTTCAAAGACGACAAGGAGCTCCAAAATGGGCAGAGGATTTCTCCGGAGCTCCAGCGCGCCATCGAGGAGTCGAGATTCGCCGTCGTTGTGGTCTCCGCCCACTACGCTGCGTCTTCTTGGTGTCTCGACGAGCTCGTCAAGATTATGGATTTCGTGAAAAACGGTTCCAAAACCGTGATGCCCATCTTCTACGGCGTGGATCCGTTTCATGTCAGGAGGCAGATCGGAGACGTCGCTGAACAGTTCAAGAAGCACGAGGCTAGAGAAAAAGATCCCGAGAAAGTGCTTTCATGGAGGCAAGCATTAAAGGATTTGGCTAATATCTCCGGCCAGTGTTCATCGAAATG GTACAATGACTCGAAGCTGGTGGACGCAACTGTTGATGGGATATCAGAAAAGCTGATAACTTTTACAAGATTAAGCAATGGGAGGAAGATAGTGGGGATTGAGAGACACATGAAGAAACTTAACCGGTTAGTGGATCTGAATTCTAAGAAACCTGTGAGAGTAATTGGGATATGGGCAAGTGGAGGAAACGGTAGATCGACTCTAGCTAAACATGTTTATCAGACATGGTGTAAACAGTTTGAAACCAACTGTTACTTGGGAAACGTGAAAAGGATTTTCAAGGGTCGCCACTTAGCTCATCTACACGACGAGTTTCTGGAAAAGATTGAAGGAGCATACTTGACGAGCAGAGGAAGTCTCAAGAGACAAAAGGTTCTGCTAGTGGCGGACGACGTCTATAAGGTTGAACAGTTAGATGCTTTGGCAGAGGATTTCACCGATTTTGGTCCGGGGAGTGTTGTTGTCATCACTACACAAGACAAGCAGCTGTTGATTTCTTATGGTATAAAGGATGTCTACGAAGTAGAGGATTTGAGATGCGAGAAACTTTGTGACCTCAGAACATTCGCCTTTAAAAAGAGGAGAGACATCTTTGCTGCATTCGAGTCGGCTTTGTATGAAGCAAAGGATTTTGTCACGGAATGTTTTGGTTGTCCAAGTGGTACATCTGGTGTTTATGAGAAATTGTTGAAAGAATTTAACTAG
- the LOC104701979 gene encoding FBD-associated F-box protein At3g49020-like, whose protein sequence is MEQKRKIGGEVFNSRGVANKDRISELPEELLLHILSSLPTVIAITTSVLSKRWKSLWKVLPNLNFYSGYRHTSSDNICSSLILHKAPVLESLYLGFGDESDASDVGIWIGIAFARDLRKLVLSFPCYDDDSVRFPSSLCCCSNTLESLKLKFSIFLDLPSRVCFNSLRELHLYYTLFKDEESVSNLLCGCPRLEDLVLHRIRNNNVETLTIAVPSLQRLTIEDDHYGGDGGYVIKAPSLKYFNIDGFNRIGFCLIQNAPELVDAIITNVFDITNEKMLEPLTSAKRLSLDLSPLKIKYPTGKIFYRLLFLELHTNKEEWCNLLSLMLDSSPKLQILKLIDSKWYINKDNLVDRRWNQPKCVPECLLFHLETFEWTRYRWQLEDEKEVATYILKNARRLKKATLSTKSIEPNELEKLEKRREMLNELANVVRASNSCHLVCEAD, encoded by the exons ATGGAACAAAAACG cAAAATCGGTGGTGAAGTTTTTAATAGTCGAGGTGTTGCGAACAAGGACAGGATCAGTGAGTTGCCTGAAGAATTACTTCTGCACATATTGTCTTCACTTCCGACAGTAATTGCTATAACCACTAGTGTTCTGTCTAAACGGTGGAAGTCTCTTTGGAAGGTGTTGCCAAATCTCAATTTTTATTCTGGCTATCGCCATACATCTtcagataatatttgcagttcTTTAATTCTACATAAAGCTCCGGTCCTAGAGAGTTTGTATTTGGGATTTGGAGATGAGAGTGATGCTTCGGATGTTGGGATATGGATTGGAATTGCTTTTGCACGCGATCTGCGCAAATTGGTACTCAGTTTTCCATGTTATGATGACGACTCAGTAAGATTTCCGAGTTCTTTGTGTTGTTGTAGTAACACACTAGAGAGCTTGAAActcaagttttcaatttttctagACCTTCCTTCTCGGGTCTGTTTCAACTCCCTTAGAGAGTTGCATCTTTACTATACACTATTCAAAGACGAGGAATCTGTTTCAAACCTTTTATGCGGCTGCCCTAGACTTGAAGATTTGGTGTTGCATCGGATAAGAAATAACAATGTGGAAACTTTAACTATTGCGGTGCCATCGTTACAGAGACTAACCATTGAAGATGATCACTATGGAGGTGATGGTGGCTATGTGATAAAAGCTCCTTCTTTGAAATACTTTAACATCGATGGGTTCAATAGGATTGGATTTTGTCTGATTCAGAATGCGCCAGAGCTGGTGGATGCAATAATCACCAACGTTTTTGATATAACCAATGAGAAAATGCTGGAACCTCTAACTTCAGCCAAACGCCTTTCCTTAGACTTATCACCCTTAAAg ATTAAGTATCCTACTGGTAAAATCTTCTATCGGCTTCTATTTTTGGAGCTGCATACAAACAAAGAAGAGTGGTGTAATCTTCTTTCGCTCATGCTCGATAGTTCTCCTAAATTACAAATCCTCAAGCTCATTGAC TCAAAGTGGTATATTAATAAAGATAATCTGGTGGACCGGAGATGGAATCAACCGAAATGTGTACCAGAATGTTTGTTGTTCCATCTTGAGACATTCGAATGGACAAGATACAGATGGCAActagaagatgagaaagaagtggcTACATACATCCTCAAGAACGCAAGACGCCTGAAGAAAGCAACTCTCTCCACAAAATCCATCGAACCTAACGAGCTCGAGAAGTTGGAAAAGAGACGTGAGATGCTCAATGAGTTGGCTAATGTGGTTAGGGCCTCAAACTCATGTCACCTCGTGTGTGAAGCTGATTGA
- the LOC104701977 gene encoding probable disease resistance protein RPP1, giving the protein MASSSSSSSKPDVFLSFRKEDTGRTFVSHLYRSLDSKRIRTYKDVNQQTTREGKISPETAKAIRESKIAVVVISENYASSVWCLEVLAEIIERSWLIKIKTVFYEVDPEDLTKPTGKFAEDLRRHEEIETPETVNHWRNALDRLESRTDRRFCSRDWEDDSKMLDNLIINITSPTDALQSLRRKASAIRQSSVGLLESSVSGLTTDIDSKYKPKSLSASGETALGLERYALEDTSVVDDMSNESPSPASDESNGLVGMYRHKKAVYGLLDLESTNQVRTLGIWGFQGVGKTTLAECVFDDISGHFQHHCFLTNVNKIYQNRISPSLLEHLTMTRSSADIFDAIKPSLVNRKVLLVVDGVDDTQSEQFKNALKATRWLGAGSRVIMTAIFDHSLKSCGVKYEMECLRYEEALQLFSIHAFKRTYPLTGFEPFSIRAVHFAGCLPLALKVLGSFLFDKDKESWKRTLRKLEASQDNGSRQISNYIGAGEYLPRHQIELEQYVGADEEEYTPSYLMLL; this is encoded by the exons atggcttcttcttcctcctcctcatcaaaACCCGATGTGTTTCTGAGTTTTAGAAAGGAGGACACCGGTAGGACTTTCGTCAGCCATCTCTACCGTTCGTTGGACTCAAAACGAATTCGAACTTACAAAGATGTGAACCAGCAGACGACGAGAGAAGGAAAAATTTCGCCTGAAACCGCTAAGGCAATCAGAGAGTCGAAGATTGCCGTCGTTGTGATATCGGAGAACTACGCCTCTTCCGTCTGGTGCTTGGAGGTACTCGCGGAGATTATTGAGCGTTCGTggctcatcaaaatcaaaacagtcTTCTACGAAGTGGATCCGGAGGATTTGACAAAACCAACCGGAAAATTCGCGGAAGACTTGAGGAGACATGAAGAAATAGAAACTCCGGAGACTGTGAATCACTGGAGGAATGCACTGGATCGATTAGAGAGCCGCACCGACCGTAGATTTTGCTCGCGCGATTG GGAGGATGATTCCAAGATGCTCGATAATCTTATCATCAACATTACTTCTCCTACTGACGCCCTCCAATCACTTCGTCGAAAGGCATCAGCAATCAGGCAATCTAGTGTTGGCCTACTAGAATCGAGTGTTTCGGGATTGACGACAGATATCGATAGCAAGTATAAACCCAAAAGCTTATCTGCTTCTGGAGAAACTGCACTTGGACTTGAGAGATATGCACTTGAAGACACATCTGTTGTGGATGATATGTCAAATGAATCGCCTTCTCCCGCATCTGACGAATCCAACGGTCTTGTTGGTATGTATCGTCATAAGAAAGCCGTCTATGGATTGCTGGATTTGGAATCTACGAACCAGGTCCGCACACTTGGCATTTGGGGTTTCCAAGGCGTTGGTAAAACGACACTCGCTGAGTGTGTTTTCGACGACATCTCAGGCCACTTTCAACACCACTGCTTCCTAACCAATGTCAACAAAATCTATCAGAACCGCATCTCACCAAGTTTACTTGAACATCTTACAATGACAAGAAGTTCTGCTGATATCTTTGACGCCATCAAACCAAGTCTTGTAAACCGAAAAGTGCTGCTTGTAGTTGACGGTGTTGATGATACTCAGAGCGAACAATTTAAGAATGCCCTCAAGGCTACCCGTTGGCTCGGTGCCGGAAGTAGAGTTATCATGACAGCTATATTCGACCATTCACTTAAGTCATGCGGAGTAAAATACGAGATGGAGTGTCTCAGATATGAGGAAGCTCTCCAACTCTTCTCTATACACGCTTTCAAGAGGACTTATCCTCTTACTGGTTTTGAACCCTTCTCCATTCGTGCTGTCCACTTTGCTGGATGTCTTCCTCTTGCCCTCAAAGTACTCggttcatttttatttgataaagaCAAAGAGAGTTGGAAAAGAACATTGCGCAAGCTCGAAGCATCACAAGATAATGGTAGCCGTCAGATATCTAATTACATCGGGGCAGGTGAATACCTTCCAAGACATCAAATCGAATTGGAACAATATGTAGgagcagatgaagaagaatataCACCTTCATATCTCATGTTGCTTTGA
- the LOC104701980 gene encoding TMV resistance protein N-like, with amino-acid sequence MSSATPPKYDVFLSFRGIDTRANFVSFLYKELERRGIRTFKDDKELQDGQRISPELQRAIEESRFAIVVVSAHYAASPWCLDELVKIMDYVNNGSITVMPIFYGVDPFHVRRQIGDAVEQFKKHEAREKDPEKVLSWRKALEGLANISGQCSSKWNNDSKLVDATVDTISEKLMIFTRLSNGGKIVGIERHMKKLNRLVDLNSKKPVRVIGIWASGGNGRSALAKHVYQTWRQHFETHCYLGNVKRVFKDRHLAHLHDEFLENTEGAYLTSKRSFNRQKVLLVADDVDKVEQLDALAEDFTGFGRGSLVVITTQDRQLLISYGIKVVYEVEDLRCEKLCDLLRRTFAFKKRDIVAAIESASRAKDFVTDCFGCLSSRCAGYEKL; translated from the exons ATGTCTAGTGCTACTCCTCCTAAGTACGATGTGTTTCTAAGTTTTAGAGGGATCGACACTCGCGCCAACTTCGTAAGCTTTCTCTACAAAGAACTGGAACGAAGGGGCATTCGAACTTTCAAAGACGACAAGGAGCTCCAGGATGGCCAGAGGATTTCTCCGGAGCTCCAACGCGCCATCGAGGAGTCGAGATTCGCCATCGTTGTGGTCTCCGCCCACTACGCTGCGTCTCCTTGGTGTCTCGACGAGCTCGTCAAGATTATGGATTACGTGAATAACGGTTCCATCACCGTGATGCCCATCTTCTACGGCGTGGATCCGTTTCATGTCAGGAGGCAGATCGGAGACGCCGTTGAACAATTCAAGAAGCACGAGGCTAGAGAAAAAGATCCCGAGAAAGTGCTTTCATGGAGGAAAGCATTGGAGGGTTTGGCTAATATCTCCGGCCAGTGTTCATCGAAATG GAACAATGACTCGAAGCTGGTGGACGCAACTGTTGACACGATATCAGAAAAGCTGATGATATTTACAAGATTAAGCAATGGGGGGAAGATAGTGGGGATTGAGAGACACATGAAGAAACTTAACCGGTTAGTGGATTTGAATTCTAAGAAACCTGTGAGAGTGATTGGGATTTGGGCAAGTGGAGGAAACGGTAGATCGGCTCTAGCTAAACATGTTTACCAGACATGGCGTCAACACTTTGAAACCCACTGTTACTTGGGAAACGTGAAAAGGGTTTTCAAGGATCGCCACTTAGCGCATCTACACGACGAGTTTCTGGAAAATACTGAAGGAGCGTACTTGACGAGCAAACGAAGTTTCAACAGACAAAAGGTTCTGTTAGTAGCAGACGACGTCGATAAGGTTGAACAGTTAGATGCTCTAGCAGAGGATTTCACCGGTTTTGGTCGGGGGAGTCTTGTTGTCATCACTACACAAGACAGGCAGCTGTTAATTTCTTATGGTATAAAGGTTGTCTACGAAGTAGAGGATTTGAGATGCGAGAAACTTTGTGACCTCTTGCGAAGAACATTCGCCTTTAAAAAGAGAGACATCGTTGCTGCAATTGAGTCGGCTTCGCGAGCAAAGGATTTTGTCACGGACTGTTTTGGTTGTCTAAGTAGTAGATGTGCTGGTTATGAGAAACTGTGA